The Stappia sp. genome window below encodes:
- the pseF gene encoding pseudaminic acid cytidylyltransferase yields MTVAIIPARGGSKRIPDKNIIDMMGRPMLSWPITSALESSVFTRVLVSTDSERIADAAVAAGAEVPGLRPAEISDDLSTLDAVIRHAITAYDIADEWVCVIYATAVLLRPETLARAHDAALSAPAGADFVMSLLPFPHPIQRAVALEEGQVRMLDQRNTRIRTQDLEMRYHDAAQFVFGRRDAWLAGRTVWDSTTRGIVLTPDEAVDIDTPDSLNMVEALLRHRLSPNES; encoded by the coding sequence ATTCCGGCGCGCGGCGGATCGAAGCGCATACCGGACAAGAACATCATCGACATGATGGGTCGGCCGATGCTGAGCTGGCCGATCACGAGTGCGCTCGAGAGCAGTGTCTTCACGCGGGTGCTGGTCAGCACCGACAGCGAGCGCATTGCCGATGCCGCGGTTGCCGCCGGCGCCGAGGTGCCCGGACTGCGGCCGGCGGAAATCTCCGACGATCTGTCGACCCTGGATGCGGTCATTCGCCACGCGATCACGGCGTATGACATCGCCGATGAATGGGTTTGCGTGATCTACGCCACCGCGGTGCTTCTGCGCCCCGAAACGCTCGCCCGGGCCCATGACGCGGCCCTTTCGGCGCCGGCCGGTGCCGACTTCGTGATGTCCCTTCTCCCCTTCCCTCACCCGATCCAGCGGGCGGTCGCCCTGGAGGAGGGGCAGGTTCGGATGCTCGATCAACGCAACACGCGCATCCGGACCCAGGACCTTGAAATGCGGTATCATGACGCAGCACAATTCGTTTTCGGGCGGCGCGATGCGTGGCTTGCCGGTCGAACCGTCTGGGACAGCACAACCCGTGGAATCGTGCTCACTCCCGATGAAGCCGTCGATATCGACACCCCCGACAGTCTGAACATGGTCGAGGCGCTGTTGCGCCATCGCCTGAGTCCAAACGAGAGTTAG